A single Crateriforma conspicua DNA region contains:
- a CDS encoding sodium:solute symporter, with amino-acid sequence MHTPSFYPADWVVLCLYFVATMGIGAFFYRKTRNTEGFTAANHALPGWVCGLSIFATFLSSISYLALPGKSFAENWNPFVFSLSIPLVTWIAVRWFLPYYRNSGQVSAYAALETRFGVWARVYASVFYLLTQIARIAVVLYLMALPMQVLFGWDIQVVLVVTGICVTFYAFIGGILAVIWTDAIQAIVLMAGAVLCLGLMLANVPGGLPAVIEVAKSRDKFSLGDFGWSTTTPTFWVVLIYGIVINLQNFGIDQSYVQRYVASSSDREAEKSLWLGGLLYVPVSALFFLIGTTLYVYYAADRPQASDRIAAVENIVARQQALQSGLDEGTPEFDAFQSETAVDLKLADIGDRVFPHFIGTSLPPGMTGLLIAAVFAAAMSTVSTSLNSSATLIMSDFYRRFVSPRASEQQQMRVLYAGTILWGILGTLLSLVLVRLTQSALDMWWTLSGIFGGGMCGLFLLGMISRRVQNTGAIAGVVAGVSMILWLSIPQLSATASAAGTDDRLHAFLIPVIGTTTIILVGFAVGIFFKGTPKNEAA; translated from the coding sequence ATGCACACCCCATCGTTTTATCCCGCCGACTGGGTCGTGCTGTGCCTGTACTTCGTGGCGACCATGGGTATCGGCGCATTCTTTTATCGAAAGACTCGCAACACCGAAGGCTTCACCGCGGCCAATCATGCGCTGCCGGGTTGGGTTTGTGGATTGTCGATCTTCGCGACGTTCCTTAGCAGCATCAGTTACCTGGCACTTCCGGGAAAATCGTTTGCCGAAAATTGGAACCCGTTCGTCTTTTCGCTTTCCATCCCGCTGGTCACATGGATCGCCGTCCGTTGGTTCCTTCCTTACTACCGAAACTCGGGGCAAGTATCAGCCTACGCGGCGTTGGAAACTCGTTTCGGCGTGTGGGCGCGTGTCTATGCCAGCGTTTTTTACTTATTGACACAAATTGCACGTATTGCGGTGGTGTTATACCTGATGGCCTTGCCCATGCAGGTTTTATTCGGATGGGACATACAAGTGGTTCTTGTCGTCACGGGGATTTGCGTGACCTTCTATGCGTTCATCGGCGGGATCCTGGCGGTGATTTGGACCGATGCGATCCAAGCCATTGTCTTGATGGCCGGTGCAGTCCTTTGCTTGGGACTGATGCTGGCGAACGTCCCTGGCGGATTGCCTGCGGTCATCGAAGTTGCCAAGAGCCGAGATAAGTTTTCGTTGGGGGATTTCGGATGGTCCACGACCACACCAACGTTCTGGGTGGTTCTGATCTATGGAATTGTCATCAATCTTCAAAACTTTGGGATCGACCAGAGCTATGTCCAGCGATACGTCGCATCGAGTTCAGACCGCGAAGCCGAGAAAAGTCTTTGGCTTGGCGGACTGTTGTACGTTCCGGTCAGCGCACTGTTCTTTCTGATCGGGACCACCCTTTACGTTTACTACGCCGCCGACCGACCGCAGGCATCCGATCGCATCGCGGCGGTGGAGAATATCGTTGCCAGACAACAAGCTCTTCAATCAGGCCTGGACGAGGGAACACCCGAATTTGACGCTTTCCAGTCAGAAACGGCGGTCGACCTGAAGCTTGCCGACATCGGAGACCGTGTTTTTCCGCACTTCATCGGAACGTCTTTACCACCGGGAATGACAGGACTGTTGATTGCGGCGGTCTTTGCGGCCGCGATGAGCACCGTGTCGACCAGCTTGAATTCATCGGCCACGCTGATCATGAGCGATTTTTACCGACGCTTTGTTTCGCCCCGAGCATCGGAGCAACAGCAAATGCGAGTCCTTTATGCCGGGACGATTCTGTGGGGTATCCTTGGCACGCTTCTTTCGCTGGTACTCGTAAGACTGACCCAAAGTGCGTTGGACATGTGGTGGACACTGTCGGGCATTTTTGGCGGCGGCATGTGCGGTCTGTTTCTGCTCGGCATGATCAGCCGACGAGTCCAAAACACTGGGGCGATCGCCGGCGTCGTCGCCGGAGTGTCAATGATACTCTGGCTCTCGATCCCGCAACTGTCCGCAACGGCATCCGCGGCGGGTACGGACGACCGACTGCATGCATTCTTGATTCCTGTGATCGGCACGACCACCATCATTCTTGTCGGCTTTGCGGTCGGCATCTTCTTCAAAGGCACACCCAAAAATGAAGCGGCTTGA
- a CDS encoding alginate export family protein, with protein sequence MLWDSRWIATPLAAVLMAAGANANDYLASEGELQSVTVQTSGEEIAGESIQPMVDFETLESEQAYNAQVGFHEFAPAASCNCCQTTCCTKEKKEAATKAMKSAFAGVFYANKFDYLNDPCYDGPSFCGDCLKGMSTPLGTLSLGGETRFRYHNERNHRGVGITGRDDNFWLFRQRLYADWKLNDMVRFYAEGLHAESMGEQFNARPIEVNNMDFLNLFVDVNLLSGDAGKLTARLGRQELLYGAQRTVSPLDWANTRRTFEGVRLLYQNDDTSLDGFWTEFVPVDPRDGDEGDNNQQFYGVYGTQKNTALGQLEGYYLGYDNDTANFSFHTIGGRSSGSSDGGILYDFESAYQFGENSNGSDHSAAFVTAGLGRKVNTALWSPTVWLYYDYASGDDDFANAAPGDDGYNHLFPLAHKYNGFMDLFGRRNLHDLNVFSLTPLNDKVSLILWYHYFALAEATTPYSVVMTPYNTTSPAGDRELGHEIDVLFNINLNPRNNILVGYSHFSAGDYYDTTMGLPAGVADDADADFFYAQFQTRY encoded by the coding sequence ATGCTTTGGGACTCGCGGTGGATCGCCACTCCATTGGCCGCGGTGCTAATGGCCGCCGGTGCCAACGCGAATGACTACTTGGCGTCGGAGGGCGAGCTGCAGTCGGTCACCGTCCAGACGTCGGGCGAAGAAATTGCCGGCGAATCCATCCAGCCGATGGTGGATTTTGAAACGCTGGAGTCTGAGCAGGCGTACAACGCCCAGGTCGGGTTTCACGAATTTGCACCCGCCGCGTCGTGCAACTGCTGTCAGACGACATGTTGCACCAAAGAGAAGAAAGAAGCCGCCACGAAGGCGATGAAATCGGCATTCGCCGGTGTTTTCTATGCCAACAAATTCGACTATTTGAATGATCCCTGCTATGACGGTCCGTCATTTTGCGGTGATTGTCTGAAGGGGATGTCGACGCCGCTGGGGACGTTAAGTTTGGGTGGCGAAACACGCTTTCGCTATCACAACGAGCGGAACCACCGAGGCGTCGGTATCACCGGTCGTGACGACAACTTTTGGTTGTTCCGTCAACGGTTGTACGCGGACTGGAAGCTGAACGACATGGTTCGGTTTTACGCCGAGGGCCTGCATGCGGAATCGATGGGCGAACAATTCAACGCTCGTCCCATCGAAGTCAACAACATGGACTTCTTGAACCTGTTCGTGGATGTCAATCTGCTCAGCGGTGACGCCGGTAAATTGACGGCTCGTTTGGGGCGCCAAGAGCTGTTGTATGGTGCCCAGCGAACGGTATCGCCTTTGGATTGGGCCAACACACGGCGAACGTTCGAAGGTGTTCGTTTGCTGTACCAGAACGATGACACGTCATTGGACGGATTCTGGACGGAGTTTGTGCCTGTCGACCCGCGTGATGGTGATGAAGGGGACAACAACCAGCAGTTTTATGGTGTCTACGGCACCCAGAAGAACACCGCATTGGGGCAGTTGGAAGGTTACTACCTCGGCTACGACAACGACACTGCGAATTTTTCGTTCCACACCATCGGCGGTCGCAGCAGTGGCAGTTCCGATGGCGGAATCCTGTATGACTTCGAAAGTGCGTACCAATTCGGTGAAAACAGCAACGGCTCAGATCACTCCGCCGCTTTCGTCACCGCCGGCTTGGGGCGCAAGGTGAACACGGCGTTATGGAGTCCCACGGTTTGGTTGTATTACGACTACGCCAGTGGTGATGATGATTTTGCCAATGCCGCACCTGGTGACGACGGGTACAACCATCTGTTCCCGTTGGCCCACAAGTACAACGGCTTCATGGATTTGTTCGGGCGTCGAAACTTGCACGACTTGAACGTGTTTTCATTGACGCCGCTGAACGACAAGGTCTCATTGATCCTTTGGTATCACTACTTTGCTTTGGCCGAAGCGACAACGCCGTACAGCGTTGTTATGACGCCTTACAACACAACGTCTCCCGCGGGCGATCGAGAGCTTGGGCATGAAATTGACGTGCTATTCAATATCAACCTGAATCCACGTAACAATATCTTGGTCGGGTACTCGCACTTCTCCGCTGGTGACTACTACGACACGACGATGGGCTTGCCCGCCGGCGTGGCGGACGATGCCGATGCGGACTTCTTCTACGCCCAATTCCAAACCCGCTATTAA
- a CDS encoding dihydrodipicolinate synthase family protein, which produces MKRLEGIIPPLVTPLLDRDSLDHDGLNRLVEHVIAGGVSGIFLLGTTGEAPNLSYRLRRELIDLVCRQVNGRVPVLVGISDTAFVESVSLANSAAESGADALVLTTPYYFPVGQTELLGYIRRLTPQLPLPLMLYNMPALTKLQFETETLRKLAEVDQIIGVKDSSGDMDYFADLLTLRNDRPDWSFFLGPEHLLIPGVQMGADGGVNGGANIFPQIFTQVFQAARDGDEAACVRLQCSIDDLQQIYEIGKYASRHIKATKSALSILEICSDFMAEPFHHFKPTERQKVSTILTNLDALSRHT; this is translated from the coding sequence ATGAAGCGGCTTGAGGGTATCATCCCACCCCTGGTAACACCGTTGCTGGATCGCGACTCTCTGGACCATGATGGGCTTAATCGCTTGGTCGAACATGTGATCGCGGGCGGAGTCAGCGGGATCTTTCTACTTGGAACCACGGGCGAAGCCCCGAACCTTAGTTACCGACTGCGTCGTGAACTGATCGACCTCGTCTGTCGTCAGGTCAACGGACGCGTGCCGGTTTTGGTTGGGATCAGTGACACCGCGTTTGTCGAAAGCGTTTCGCTGGCCAACAGCGCCGCCGAATCGGGTGCCGACGCACTTGTGCTGACGACGCCCTACTATTTTCCGGTTGGACAAACAGAACTGCTGGGCTATATCCGTCGACTGACGCCACAGCTTCCATTGCCATTGATGCTATACAACATGCCGGCATTGACAAAGCTTCAGTTCGAAACGGAAACACTGCGGAAATTGGCAGAGGTCGATCAGATCATCGGCGTCAAAGACAGCAGCGGCGATATGGATTATTTCGCCGACTTGCTGACCCTGCGCAATGATCGGCCGGATTGGTCATTCTTTCTGGGTCCCGAACACCTGTTGATCCCGGGCGTCCAGATGGGAGCCGACGGTGGAGTCAACGGCGGTGCAAACATCTTCCCACAGATCTTCACCCAGGTATTTCAAGCCGCTCGCGATGGCGATGAAGCCGCATGCGTCCGTCTGCAATGTTCGATTGATGATCTGCAACAGATCTACGAAATCGGCAAATACGCATCGCGTCATATCAAGGCAACCAAGAGCGCCTTGTCCATCCTGGAAATCTGCAGTGACTTCATGGCCGAACCGTTCCATCACTTCAAACCGACCGAACGTCAAAAAGTGTCGACCATTCTGACGAATCTAGACGCACTCAGTCGCCACACGTAG
- a CDS encoding GntR family transcriptional regulator, whose amino-acid sequence MQETNAQRAYDYLRSCLVQGEFLPGARIRYGPVGKKLGISATPVREAIGQLANEGFVELVPQLGAVVRQISRDEVIELYELREAIEPYATARAAERIEQSQLDQIGKQLDRMTQLTERTRQSSSKSVPKKTVRSFEQADLAFHMLIIEATGNRTMLRTVGNSHLLTGIFSVARHGYDAGVMQATCDDHKRILTSLQRKKPDAARDAMAVHIRNGLEISLAGITDDDHRWWDASSR is encoded by the coding sequence ATGCAGGAAACGAACGCCCAACGGGCCTATGACTATCTTCGAAGCTGCCTGGTCCAGGGCGAATTCCTTCCGGGCGCACGCATCCGCTACGGACCGGTCGGAAAAAAACTGGGAATCAGTGCAACGCCAGTGCGCGAAGCAATCGGCCAATTGGCCAACGAAGGATTCGTCGAATTGGTTCCGCAACTCGGCGCGGTGGTTCGACAAATCAGTCGCGACGAAGTGATCGAGCTTTACGAATTGCGTGAAGCGATCGAACCCTACGCGACGGCGCGAGCGGCCGAACGGATCGAACAATCGCAACTTGATCAGATCGGCAAGCAACTGGATCGCATGACCCAGTTGACCGAACGGACGCGTCAATCATCATCGAAAAGCGTACCCAAGAAGACCGTTCGCAGTTTTGAACAAGCTGACTTGGCGTTTCATATGCTGATCATCGAAGCAACGGGAAATCGCACGATGCTGCGAACCGTTGGCAATTCACACCTTTTGACGGGAATATTCTCGGTGGCCCGTCACGGATACGACGCGGGGGTGATGCAAGCGACCTGCGACGACCACAAACGCATCCTAACGTCACTGCAACGCAAGAAACCCGACGCGGCCCGCGATGCAATGGCGGTGCATATCCGCAATGGCCTTGAAATTTCGCTCGCTGGGATCACCGACGACGACCATCGCTGGTGGGATGCTTCAAGTCGCTAG
- a CDS encoding sulfite reductase subunit alpha — MSSFIPESAPFNEEQRAWLNGFFAGLTGIQGDAGATGQAVLAGVDQAAITAATVEEQDDDCPWHDPSLPIVDRMDMAADRPLKRKLMAAMAQLDCGSCGYVCESYAEAIASGDESNLSLCSPGGKETKQMIKRLLADAPAEANGASSGNGSAMSNGNTAAKNGDSGYSRKNPFTAKLLESRCLNLEGSAKDTRHVVIDLVGSGMKYNVGDALGVYPTNCGDLVEQIVRTLAADPNVSVESPLGGMKPFAQSLCEDCCLKDPSDELLELLASRVVDDSVRDQLNQLIRDGVPDGFDVLDALEIAKDVRVASGEFIERLEPLNPRLYSIASSMKAVGDQVHLTVGKVTYDRTGRTRKGVASTMLADRVPQGDSVRVFVQPNHAGFTVPSDPACPMIMVGPGTGIAPFIAFLQERAATKATGENWLFFGDQHESSDFLYREDLQQYKDDGVLTRLDTAFSRDSEQKLYVQDRMAQNASELYQWLQRGACFYICGDASRMAKDVDRTLRKIIADEGQMSPEAVDKFVDQMIADGRYHRDVY; from the coding sequence ATGTCCAGCTTTATTCCTGAATCGGCGCCCTTTAACGAAGAACAGCGTGCTTGGTTAAATGGATTCTTCGCGGGACTGACGGGGATTCAGGGGGATGCTGGAGCGACCGGTCAAGCCGTGCTTGCCGGTGTCGACCAAGCCGCAATCACCGCTGCAACTGTGGAGGAACAGGATGATGATTGTCCCTGGCATGATCCTTCGCTCCCGATCGTTGATCGGATGGACATGGCGGCGGATCGCCCGTTGAAGCGAAAGCTGATGGCCGCGATGGCGCAACTGGATTGTGGGTCTTGCGGCTATGTATGTGAATCTTACGCCGAGGCTATTGCATCGGGTGATGAATCGAATTTGTCGCTCTGCAGTCCAGGCGGCAAAGAAACCAAACAAATGATTAAAAGGTTGTTGGCCGATGCACCCGCGGAGGCCAATGGGGCGTCGTCGGGAAATGGCAGTGCGATGTCCAACGGGAACACTGCAGCGAAAAATGGCGATTCCGGGTACAGTCGCAAGAACCCGTTCACCGCGAAATTGCTGGAATCGCGGTGTCTGAATTTGGAAGGTTCCGCCAAGGACACTCGGCATGTCGTTATTGATCTGGTCGGGTCCGGGATGAAGTACAACGTCGGCGACGCGTTGGGGGTCTATCCGACGAATTGCGGTGATTTGGTCGAGCAGATCGTACGGACTTTGGCGGCCGATCCGAATGTTTCGGTGGAATCTCCGCTGGGTGGGATGAAACCCTTTGCACAATCGCTTTGCGAGGATTGTTGCCTGAAAGATCCCAGTGACGAATTGCTGGAGTTGCTAGCCAGTCGCGTTGTCGATGATTCGGTTCGCGATCAACTGAATCAGCTGATCCGTGACGGTGTGCCCGACGGGTTTGATGTTTTGGATGCGTTGGAGATTGCGAAAGACGTGCGTGTTGCTTCCGGTGAGTTCATCGAACGTTTGGAACCGCTGAACCCGCGCCTATATTCCATCGCCAGCAGTATGAAAGCGGTCGGCGACCAAGTGCATTTGACCGTCGGCAAAGTGACTTACGATCGTACCGGTCGCACCCGAAAAGGCGTTGCCAGCACGATGCTTGCCGATCGAGTTCCACAGGGCGATTCCGTACGTGTTTTTGTGCAGCCGAACCATGCCGGATTTACGGTTCCATCGGACCCCGCATGTCCCATGATCATGGTCGGCCCAGGGACCGGAATTGCCCCATTCATCGCGTTCCTGCAGGAGCGTGCCGCCACCAAGGCAACCGGTGAGAATTGGTTGTTCTTCGGTGACCAACACGAGTCAAGCGATTTTCTGTATCGCGAGGATCTCCAACAGTACAAGGACGATGGTGTGCTGACCCGTTTGGACACCGCGTTCAGTCGTGATTCCGAACAGAAATTGTATGTGCAAGACCGAATGGCACAGAATGCGTCGGAATTGTACCAATGGTTGCAGCGCGGGGCTTGTTTTTACATCTGCGGTGACGCATCGCGAATGGCGAAAGACGTCGACCGAACGCTGCGTAAGATCATTGCGGACGAAGGCCAGATGTCGCCCGAAGCTGTGGACAAGTTTGTCGACCAGATGATTGCCGACGGACGATACCACCGCGATGTCTACTAG